Proteins encoded in a region of the Luteitalea sp. genome:
- a CDS encoding metalloregulator ArsR/SmtB family transcription factor, which produces MKRDPLQSQRCARKLSALAAPERLRIVHFLRGGPRNVTEIANMLRTAAVNVSHHMHVLSTAGLVKREKRGRFVLYSLGAGVFEVDDHGGTPDHLNLGCCRLELPSE; this is translated from the coding sequence GTGAAGCGAGATCCCTTACAGTCTCAACGCTGTGCCCGCAAGCTGTCGGCTCTGGCCGCCCCGGAGCGACTGCGGATCGTTCACTTCTTGCGAGGTGGTCCCCGGAACGTGACGGAGATCGCGAATATGCTCCGGACCGCGGCCGTCAACGTGTCGCACCATATGCACGTCCTCTCGACGGCGGGCCTCGTCAAGCGGGAGAAACGCGGCCGCTTCGTGCTCTACTCGCTGGGAGCCGGCGTCTTCGAGGTGGACGACCACGGCGGAACGCCAGATCACCTCAACCTGGGATGCTGCCGATTGGAGCTACCGTCGGAATGA